The Dehalococcoidales bacterium genomic interval GGCTATTTCGCCACGGTTAGCAACCAGGACCTTATTTATCATCTTCCTTTACCTGTACCGAGACAGACATGCTTACTTCTTAAGGTTCAATAACCATGACAACATCACCGGCGTTGATTACCTCGCCCTCATAGACAAGCACTTTCCTGACTGTGCCAGCATGGGGAGACTTGATTTCATTCTGCATCTTCATGGCTTCGATACTGACCAAAACGTCATCAATTTTGACAATATCGCCGGACTTAACCTTGACCGAGAGCACCATGCCCTGCATGGAGGAAACCACGGCGCCGGCCGGCACCTCCTTAGGCGGCTTTGGCTTTTCTACCTCGAAGGTCTTACCCATGACAGAGGTGACCTTGACGTTGAACATCTCCCCATCCACTTCGACACTGAACTCGGCCGGGAGAATGGCAGGCTGAGGACTAGGGGAAGACGAGGCGGCAGGCGAGGGAATAGCTTCCTCCTTTATTTCTCCTCTGAGGAACCGTACCGCTACCTGAGGATAGAGCGCATAGGTTAGCAGGTCTTCCTCCCGGTGCAAGATACCCAGCTTGCGGGCATCACCCCGCAGCTTGTCCAGCTCCGGCTCAAGAGCGTCTGCCGGGCGGCCGTCAATTGGCTGCTCATCACCGATAACCAGCTTTCTTATTTCATCATCTAGTGGAGCCGGGGGACGACCGTACTTACCGAGGAAATAGTCTTTAACCTCCTGGGTCACTTGCTTGTAGCGTGTACCGTTCAGGACGTTAAGCACCGCCTGGATGCCGACCAGCTGGCTGGTTGGCGTAACCAGGGGCGGGTAACCAAAATCCTTTCTTACATTCGGTATCTCGGCAAGCACCTCGCTCATCCGTCCCAGAGCATTTTGCTCCCGGAGCTGGCTGACCAGATTGGAAAGCATACCGCCAGGTATCTGGTGCAGGAGCACACTTACGTTAGGCCGGGTAGTTTCAGCGGTGAAAAGCATACGATATTTAGCGCTGATGCCTGCGAAATACTCGCCGATTTCATAGAGAAGCTCAAGGTCGAGTCCGCTATCATAGGGTGTCCCTTTCAGCATAGCGACGATACTCTCTGTAGGTGGCTGAGAGGTGCCCCACCCAAAAGCGGAAAAGGCGGTATCAAGCATGTCTACACCAGCTTCAGTGGCAGCCAGATAACTGGCCGGAGCCATGCCGCTGGAGCAGTGGGAATGGAAACTGATAGGTATTTTGACCCGGCTTTTTAGCGCCTTAATTAGAACCGTGGTCTCAGCCGGGGATATCAGACCCGCCATGTCCTTGACGCATATCGAGTCGCAGCCACGCTCCTCAAGGGCGGTGGCCATATCGACAAAGGTCTGGATGGTATGCACCGGGCTGGTGGTATAGCAGATGGTGCCCTGGGCATGCCCGCCGAATTCCTTGACAGCCGAGATGGCCGGCTCCATATTACGGATATCATTGAGGGCATCAAAGACGCGGAAGACGTCTATACCGTTTCTGGCGGAAAGGCGTATGAACTCCCGGAGGACATCGTCCGGGTAATGCCGGTAGCCGACGAGGTTCTGGCCGCGGAGCAGCATCTGGAGCCTGGTGTTCCTTATTTTTGACCTCAACTGGCTCAGCCGGTCCCACGGGTCCTCATTCAGGTAACGGATACAAGCATCAAAGGTAGCTCCACCCCAGACCTCCAGCGAGAAGAAACCGACCTTATCCAGTTCCTCAGCGATTGGCAGCATGTCCCGGGTACGCATCCGGGTGGCTATCAAAGACTGGTGAGCGTCCCTGAGAGTAGTATCAGTTATAAGTATACCCATTTGACATCACAATTCCTTACGAGTACTGAGAACGGCAATCAGTGGCTGGCAACAATTTTAATAATAATTCAAGCTAAAGAGCATGTTTAATATTACCTTAAACTTTCTGAAAATGCTAGAGAGCCTGTCCCCGCGGGGGGACCGGAGGATGCCTTCCGACGCCCGGGTCCAGCTCTGGCTCGACGATTTGGAAGCGATGTTTGCCAGCTTGAAGGAAAACCCACCGGATGGCAATTTGAAGTCTGGCGAGATTTATATGGTTCATACTGACCT includes:
- the oadA gene encoding sodium-extruding oxaloacetate decarboxylase subunit alpha codes for the protein MGILITDTTLRDAHQSLIATRMRTRDMLPIAEELDKVGFFSLEVWGGATFDACIRYLNEDPWDRLSQLRSKIRNTRLQMLLRGQNLVGYRHYPDDVLREFIRLSARNGIDVFRVFDALNDIRNMEPAISAVKEFGGHAQGTICYTTSPVHTIQTFVDMATALEERGCDSICVKDMAGLISPAETTVLIKALKSRVKIPISFHSHCSSGMAPASYLAATEAGVDMLDTAFSAFGWGTSQPPTESIVAMLKGTPYDSGLDLELLYEIGEYFAGISAKYRMLFTAETTRPNVSVLLHQIPGGMLSNLVSQLREQNALGRMSEVLAEIPNVRKDFGYPPLVTPTSQLVGIQAVLNVLNGTRYKQVTQEVKDYFLGKYGRPPAPLDDEIRKLVIGDEQPIDGRPADALEPELDKLRGDARKLGILHREEDLLTYALYPQVAVRFLRGEIKEEAIPSPAASSSPSPQPAILPAEFSVEVDGEMFNVKVTSVMGKTFEVEKPKPPKEVPAGAVVSSMQGMVLSVKVKSGDIVKIDDVLVSIEAMKMQNEIKSPHAGTVRKVLVYEGEVINAGDVVMVIEP